ACTAACACCTTTTGTTCTAGGctcttgtttttttctcttttgggtTTCATCAGATCTCTTCTTTTTGGCAGCCCTCTTTTGTTCCCTCAGAATCCTTACCTCCTCATGAATATCACTACCATACTCATCATCTTCACCTTCATcaaagaaatcacaataatctaTTTTTTCACTAACATCAGTTTCACTTTCCCAATCTGATGAAATGACTGGGACATTTACTGCAGTAACAAAAGCAGTGTCACCTAAATTCTGATTAATACTAGCAAAAACACCACCCCAAATCCTCACCAGTAGTAGAAACACCATTTATACCACCCAAATCATCACTCCTAgaactaccaccaccaccacctaagTCCTCACCCCTAGCAACAACACTACAGCACTAATGTCCCCACCAGCAGCAAAAAAATCACTGCCACAATCAGCTAAGTTCTCACCCCTAGCAGCACCACCACCATTACCCAAGTCCCCACCAATAGTagaaacaccaccaccaccaaagtCTTCACCTCTAGCAGCAATATCAACATCACTAAAGTCTCCACCACTATCAAAAAAATACTACCACCACTACCTAAGTTCTCACCCCTAGCAGCACCAACACTATAACCCAAGTCCCTACCAATAGTAGAAACACCATCACCACCTAAGTCCTCACCTCTAGCAGTGATACCAATATCACCAAAGTCCCCACCACTAGCAAAAAAATCACTACCACCGCTACTTAAGTTCTCACCCCTAGCAGCAACACCACTATCACCTAAGTCCCCACCAATAGCAGAAataccaccaccacaaccacctAAGTCCTTACCAATAGAAAAAATATCATTACCACCACCTAGGTCTTCACTCTTAACAGTACCATCACCACtcaagttttcaataaaagtagGTTCATGAGGTATTGCAGCTTCTACAAAGTTAACCCTAAATTATCACAGTCTCCCAAGTCTTCACTTAATTCTTTATCAAAAGTAGGACAAGTTTCTCCTCCCACATGGGGTCATATTTAATAGATGGGACCACATCAGCCTCATCAACTAAATGTGTCAAATATAACTCaataacatctttatttttaagtTGAGGTAAAATACCCAAAATGTCCCTATCACATGTTactattactaattttttttcttttgggaggtctAAGATAAATAATACACGAGGAACAATTATACCCAATTTCCTTCACGATATCAATAAAGTCAAAGTAAGAAAGTCTATCTACATCTACATCGAAACAGTCAGTAACAATAACTCCATGATACTTAATATAGGGTTTTTGTTGTAATTTGCCTCCATGGTGAAACCTTAATGTAACATACACAAAATTATGGTTAATctgaagaaaactaaaaaaaatgcaaGCTTAGAATTTATTCATGGAAAAAACCCtaatatcaaagtaaaacaaCCCTAATAATCACCTAAGTTGTCAAATTTCGTCACGGAGCAACACAAAAATCATAAAGAAACCACAGAACTAACCTAATTTGAAGTGAAATCGAGTAAAATAGAGaggttttagagagagagagaagtgaAATAGGTTATTATTTAGGTTTTAGGGTATTTGATAAGAGTGGGTTGGGTTATAAATAAGAATAGGTCGGGTT
The Capsicum annuum cultivar UCD-10X-F1 chromosome 6, UCD10Xv1.1, whole genome shotgun sequence DNA segment above includes these coding regions:
- the LOC124899530 gene encoding glycine-rich cell wall structural protein 1-like, with the translated sequence MAFGLLERMLTVQMTLDDFLRAIKRHSLDDYDDQGDSRDVRRTMEDQMGLESPQKRRCAPFALEVHPTRSRSTRAGQNSPLHHWVNFVEAAIPHEPTFIENLSGDGTVKSEDLGGGNDIFSIGKDLGGCGGGISAIGGDLGDSGVAARGENLSSGGSDFFASGGDFGDIGITARGEDLGGDGVSTIGRDLGYSVGAARDFGGGGVSTIGGDLGNGGGAARGENLADCGSDFFAAGGDISAVVLLLGVRT